The genomic window ATTTATTTATTTCTGAACGTAAGGTTTGCCTGGCCCACTCCCCAAGACTTAAACGCAAACTTTTAGCTAAGTTCTTTAAGGTTTTATATTCTTTAGGTTTTAATAGAATTTGTAATCTTGTATTCATGAAGTGAGTATATCATACTCACTCATTGAGTCAATTATTTGTCATTCCCCTTAGCATCATTTAAGAAAATTTGTTTTAAGGCCTGGGATTCGGCTAAAATCTCGGCGATCAAAAGTAACTACTGAAAAATCGAGTGCTAAAGCACAGGCTCCAATTAACAGGTCATGGGTATCGATGTTTACAGCGGATTTTTTTAAGTTGGCCCAGAGTTCGGCATAAATACGGGCCATCTTTAAATCGAAGGGATAAATGGGGATCTTTTCAAGAATGGTTTCGACAAAGGCTGAGCGCTTATATTTTGTTTTTGCATCTTTTGCACGGTGGATGCCATGGAGTAGTTCGGCTGCTGATATGACACTTAAACCAATAGGTTCTTCTTTTAAGTTTAGAAAAAAATCTTGCAGTGTTTTTTGGGTACGTTCTGTTTGAATGAGAACGCAGGTGTCGATTAAATAGCCCATGGGTTATGTGGAGATTTTAGGCCTTTTTTTGCTTTTTTAAGGTCACGTTGAAAACTTTTGGCCTCTTGATCTTTTAAATGGGGGAGTGATTTTAGCAGTTCTAAAAAATCGCTTACCTTAAATTCAGGGGAAGCGGTTAAGGGCTCTAGGCTGGCAACCGTTTTATTACCCTTGACGAGTAGATAACGGTTTTTTTTGTAATAAACACAATTGACCAATTCCGAAAAAGTTCTAACCGCCTTGGTGACAGAAATCTTAAAATCAGTATTTTGCATGAAGTACATATTATATGATTATGAGCAAAAGTCAATGAATTTTGGTGAAGAGAGAAAGGGTTAGTTTTGTTTTAAATCTGAAGGGCCATTAGGGGGGACAAATTTGGAGCTTTGAATTTGGACCGGGGCGCGCGTTTTACCATTACCATTACCATTGCCATTGTGAGGAGCGGGTAAGACAAGAGTTTGGGTTGCAGGTTCCCAATGCCCGAATAAAACAAGTTGTTGAGCTGTAAGAGCGTCGTTGGGTGGTTTTATTGTGTCAACTCGAAGGAGGCGCTTGCCCGACGGATCGATGGTGACCCAAACGGCAGTTTGGCTTGTGGTGCCTAAGGCAGAATTGCGATCGGGGCTTGCGACGATGGTGCTGCCATTGATGGCCACAGCATGGGCCAACGCTTGCGTCCAGAGGCCATTGGGGTGTGGCGCTGCGCTAGCGGCAAGGGCCGCAGCTCGGGAGCTGTGTGTTGTGAAGGCCCTGCGGGCATCGGGGCTCATGCGATCTAAAGTGCTTGGATCAATGGGGGGGATGCCAGACGAACCATCAAGTCCGGGCATAGTAGGGGCATTGGTTGCTGCAGCGGCTCGAGCGGTTAATGAAACTGTAGGTGTTGGTGCGTCGGGCGGAGGTGGTTCAATGGGTAGTGGCGGTGGGGTTGGGTTGGACGGAGGAGTTGCGGGTGGTGGTTCGACTGGCTGGTAAACGCGTTCGCCAATTTCGGGGAAACGTTCGGAGACTTCGAACAAAAATCCCAAGTCAGTTAATGGTTTGGTGCGACACCATTTGGCCACTCCTGCCCAATCGCGTTGACGCAACATCGTCACACCAGGGCCTAGCACTTTTTTAAGTTCTTCCCATTGAGCGCGGGCCTGGACATCATTGTTGAAGGCTCGTTGGCGAACTTCAGCCATCATAGCAAGATAATTCTGTTGAATGGTCTGATGATTGGCATCTGTGATGCCATTAATGCGTTCGGTTTTATTGCCCTCAACGGTACGTGGGTCAAAGACATCGACGCGCAAGTTCGTGGTGTAATGGGTGCCCGCCAACAAACCACGCCAACCGCGAGGCATGATGGGTTCGGTGCCCATGCCGGTTAAATTAATAATGATGGGTTCAGGGCTAAGGCCTTCGGCTAAGTGGGCGGCGCCCTTCTTAGCGGGGCCAATGCCGCGAGAGCGGGTGCCGGACAAATAGAACAAGGCGGCGGTTTTGTATTTGAGCATGTCTTCGCCCGCTTTTTTCATTTGGGCGGCAGCGGCATCGCGTTTGCCAATATATCTTCGGAAGGCGGCTACGTAGCCTTCGGAGTTTTGAATCATGTCAATGAATGTTGGGACGGGGCCATCCACGCCAGCGCGGGCCCAGGCCTCAGCAAATGCGGCTTGGTTGACAAATTCACCTAAGTTGTGTGCGGCATCACCCTCTAAGGCGTGATTCATGCGACGAATATCCAGAAAATCTTCAGGTTTAGGATTAATATCACCCATTTCTTCTAAAACTTTTTTGTAAGCATCGCGGTTTGTGGTTGGATCGATTGCTGCAAGGCGAGCCTCAAGTGCGGCAATTCTGCGTTGCCGTTCGCTAGCCTCGATGGCTTTCCAAGCTTTTGCATATTCTGGTTTTAAGAAACTCTTTTCGGGTTTTTTGGGATTCCACAACGGTGGCTGATTGGGCCGATCCAGTTCAATATGACGGCCCCATGAAAAATGCGGGATGAGGG from Deltaproteobacteria bacterium includes these protein-coding regions:
- a CDS encoding PIN domain-containing protein; translated protein: MGYLIDTCVLIQTERTQKTLQDFFLNLKEEPIGLSVISAAELLHGIHRAKDAKTKYKRSAFVETILEKIPIYPFDLKMARIYAELWANLKKSAVNIDTHDLLIGACALALDFSVVTFDRRDFSRIPGLKTNFLK